The following are encoded in a window of Nibricoccus aquaticus genomic DNA:
- a CDS encoding ATP-dependent DNA helicase, with the protein MIGLNDHLEAHPPPPPSRAPELAAKIFAAGGWLQHGLALEHRPEQEQMARAVAAAMKSDTPLLFEAGTGVGKSLAYLLPGLIHAVDQSRQLIVSTHTIALQEQLESKDLPLCRRVFSSTEHLKKYATFKSAVLVGKSNYLCTTRLATALRDKHELFATPEHSELQRIAVWAESSKDGLRHELAPPVSPELWEMVSADSSACARKYCDCEKCFYQRARARLAQAQVIVVNHSLLFAHLNAGGASAKGGARGILFPDDFLVLDEAHTVPDVATDYFGLRLSSYGVDRMLKYLYNPKTKRGLLQKHAGPEARQLVCDALEASHQFFSFLAERLLDKQPLVRVRAEGIAEPWLDGPLLALAKAVRTAADKFDEGRDREELLEQTQKLKAAQTSLRQFLTLADDKSVYWLERSGRRQTIVTLRSAPIDIAPQLREELLSRSTSVIFTSATLAMGGSIKPFQQRIGGTDVRSDIVKSPFDFERHMRVFVAADIPLPTARDARLALDALIDYIEFCTLRVTGGSLVLFTSYHDMRQVAAALEPVFAKNRRPFLMQGAELSRTELARQMRAAGNAILFGTDSFWTGIDVPGDALAQVIVTRLPFEVPTQPILEARSEWITARGGSPFSELTLPDALIKFRQGIGRLIRTQTDRGLITLLDSRLLAKPYGRQFLECLPQTHFERITKENRSTRFIPFA; encoded by the coding sequence ATGATCGGCCTCAACGACCACCTCGAAGCTCATCCGCCCCCGCCGCCTTCCCGCGCGCCGGAGCTCGCCGCGAAGATCTTCGCCGCCGGTGGCTGGCTCCAGCACGGCCTCGCCCTCGAACACCGCCCCGAACAGGAACAAATGGCCCGCGCCGTCGCCGCCGCCATGAAGTCCGACACCCCGCTGCTCTTCGAAGCCGGCACCGGCGTCGGCAAATCCCTCGCGTATCTGCTTCCTGGACTCATCCACGCCGTCGATCAGTCCCGCCAGCTCATCGTCTCCACCCACACCATCGCCCTCCAGGAACAGCTCGAATCCAAAGACCTCCCGCTCTGCCGCCGCGTCTTCTCGTCCACCGAGCACCTCAAGAAATACGCCACCTTCAAGAGCGCCGTCCTCGTCGGTAAATCCAACTACCTCTGCACCACCCGCCTCGCCACCGCCCTCCGCGATAAACACGAACTCTTCGCCACACCCGAACACAGCGAGCTCCAGCGCATCGCCGTCTGGGCCGAGTCCTCCAAAGACGGCCTCCGCCACGAACTCGCCCCGCCCGTTTCCCCCGAGCTCTGGGAAATGGTCAGCGCGGACTCCTCCGCCTGCGCGCGCAAATACTGCGACTGCGAAAAGTGCTTCTACCAACGCGCACGCGCCCGGCTCGCCCAGGCCCAGGTCATCGTTGTAAACCACTCCCTCCTCTTCGCCCACCTCAACGCCGGCGGTGCCTCCGCCAAAGGCGGCGCACGCGGCATCCTCTTCCCCGACGACTTCCTCGTTCTCGACGAAGCCCACACCGTCCCCGACGTCGCCACCGATTACTTCGGCCTCCGCCTGTCCAGCTACGGCGTCGATCGGATGCTGAAATACCTCTACAACCCAAAAACCAAACGCGGCCTCCTCCAAAAACACGCCGGCCCCGAAGCCCGCCAGCTCGTCTGCGACGCCCTCGAAGCCTCCCACCAGTTCTTCAGCTTCCTCGCCGAGCGCCTACTCGATAAACAACCCCTCGTCCGCGTCCGCGCCGAAGGCATCGCCGAGCCCTGGCTCGACGGCCCGCTCCTCGCCCTCGCCAAAGCCGTCCGCACCGCCGCCGATAAATTCGACGAGGGCCGCGATCGCGAAGAGCTCCTCGAACAAACCCAAAAACTCAAAGCCGCCCAAACCTCGCTCCGCCAGTTCCTCACCCTCGCCGACGACAAATCCGTGTACTGGCTCGAACGCTCCGGCCGTCGCCAGACCATCGTTACACTCCGCAGCGCCCCCATCGACATCGCCCCGCAGCTGCGCGAGGAACTCCTCAGCCGCAGCACCTCCGTCATCTTCACCAGCGCCACCCTCGCCATGGGCGGCAGCATCAAACCGTTTCAACAACGCATAGGAGGCACCGACGTCCGCTCCGACATCGTCAAATCCCCCTTCGATTTCGAGCGCCACATGCGCGTCTTCGTCGCCGCCGACATCCCGCTCCCGACGGCCCGCGACGCCCGCCTCGCGCTCGATGCGCTCATCGACTACATCGAATTCTGTACCCTCCGCGTAACCGGCGGCTCCCTCGTCCTATTCACGAGTTACCACGACATGCGCCAGGTCGCCGCCGCCCTCGAACCCGTCTTCGCGAAAAACCGCCGCCCCTTCCTCATGCAAGGCGCCGAACTCTCGCGCACCGAACTCGCCCGCCAGATGCGCGCTGCCGGAAACGCCATTCTCTTCGGCACCGACAGTTTCTGGACCGGCATCGACGTCCCAGGCGACGCCCTCGCCCAGGTCATCGTCACCCGCCTCCCCTTCGAAGTCCCCACCCAACCCATCCTCGAAGCCCGCTCCGAATGGATCACCGCCCGAGGCGGCAGCCCGTTTTCCGAACTCACCCTCCCCGACGCCCTCATCAAATTCCGCCAGGGCATCGGCCGCCTCATCCGCACCCAGACCGACCGCGGTCTCATCACCCTCCTCGACAGCCGCCTCCTCGCCAAACCCTACGGCCGCCAGTTTCTAGAGTGTTTACCCCAGACCCACTTCGAACGTATCACGAAGGAAAATCGCTCCACGCGATTTATACCTTTTGCTTAG
- a CDS encoding molecular chaperone DnaJ has translation MSAPAKRSETFAPLVARQPDNELFRFSLAQALVAEHRLVDAVEHYKLCIAKKPDWMMARILLGKLYLELGRKSEAVLQFQESLKLAVEQSHEDPERELRDLLASLS, from the coding sequence ATGAGTGCCCCGGCCAAACGTTCCGAAACCTTTGCTCCGCTCGTCGCCCGCCAGCCCGACAACGAGCTCTTCCGCTTCAGCCTTGCCCAAGCCCTCGTCGCCGAGCACCGCCTGGTCGACGCCGTCGAGCACTACAAACTCTGCATCGCCAAAAAGCCCGACTGGATGATGGCGCGCATCCTCCTGGGAAAACTCTACCTCGAACTCGGCCGCAAATCTGAAGCCGTCCTCCAATTCCAAGAGTCGCTTAAACTCGCCGTCGAGCAATCGCACGAAGACCCCGAACGCGAACTCCGCGACCTCCTCGCCTCGCTCTCATAA
- a CDS encoding PP2C family protein-serine/threonine phosphatase, protein MHLRSAALSDIGKLRRYNEDRLLRDETLHLYGVADGVGGLPGGAEAAQCAIECVHHAIHMADGEPDLAKITLDANKTVAQLGARLSPHYGIGSTLTYGLFRRGQLQLAHVGDSRCYVSLGGEFECITMDHSVENEARARIARGELVWVSEQHRNALTRCIGQTTPLQVDISFRPLTKGERYLFCSDGVTKLIRDPELAELLAAKAEPGKILRDIVDLANARGGLDNSTGVIVFVDDLA, encoded by the coding sequence ATGCATCTACGCAGTGCCGCACTTTCCGACATCGGAAAACTTCGCCGTTATAATGAAGACCGCCTCCTCCGCGACGAGACGCTCCATCTCTACGGAGTAGCCGACGGCGTCGGCGGACTCCCCGGCGGCGCCGAAGCCGCGCAGTGCGCCATCGAATGCGTTCATCACGCCATCCACATGGCCGACGGCGAACCCGATCTCGCGAAGATCACCCTCGACGCCAACAAAACCGTCGCCCAGCTCGGCGCCCGCCTGAGCCCGCACTACGGCATCGGCTCCACGCTCACGTACGGCCTCTTCCGTCGCGGCCAGCTCCAACTCGCCCACGTCGGCGACTCCCGCTGTTACGTTTCCCTCGGCGGCGAATTCGAGTGCATCACCATGGATCACTCCGTGGAAAACGAAGCCCGCGCCCGCATCGCCCGCGGCGAACTCGTCTGGGTCAGCGAACAACACCGCAACGCTCTTACCCGCTGCATCGGCCAGACCACCCCGCTCCAAGTCGACATCTCCTTCCGTCCCCTCACCAAAGGCGAACGCTACCTCTTCTGCAGCGACGGCGTCACCAAACTCATCCGCGACCCCGAACTCGCCGAACTCCTCGCCGCCAAAGCAGAACCCGGAAAAATTCTCCGCGACATCGTCGATCTCGCCAACGCCCGCGGCGGCCTCGACAATTCCACCGGAGTAATCGTCTTCGTGGACGACCTCGCCTGA
- the acs gene encoding acetate--CoA ligase has protein sequence MRSAPKPKKSATHVTDQTITSVSRESRVFRPSAEFQRQANLGSLAAYKKLYAESVNSPEKFWKRQAEEQLVWRKPFKTVMKGAMPDTKWFVGGKLNVAENCIDRHLGTARENKAAIIFEGEPGDVRTMTYKQLHLHVCRLAHVFENMGLVAGDRVAIYLPMVPEAMITMLACARIGAIHTVVFGGFSPEALKDRINDCKAKLVVTADGGWRRGKIIELKPNVDKALEGTPSVQTVLVLKRTANPINMKEGRDVWWHDAWEGAPNQHKAKAFDSENPLFILYTSGSTGKPKGVLHTSAGYLLGAKLSSHYVFDLKETDRYFCSADIGWITGHSYVVYGLLSNGATVFIYEGAPNQPEPDRFWRMIDRHSLTILYTAPTAIRAFMRWGDNYVLRHRLDSLRLLGSVGEPINPEAWMWYHTMIGKKRCPIVDTWWQTETGAITITPLPGATPLKPGSATLPFFGIAAKIVDDKGKEAPRNSGGKLVITKPWPSMLRTLWGDDARFKQAYFSEFPGTYFTGDGARQDKDGYFWIVGRIDDVLNVSGHRIGTAEIESALVSHPSVAEAAAVGKPDDLKGQALVVFVTLKSGHEASEALKESLRAHVGKEIGSLAKPDQVRFAASLPKTRSGKIMRRILKDIAAGTQVKGDTSTLEDFSVVASLQQEE, from the coding sequence ATGCGATCTGCTCCTAAACCCAAAAAATCAGCCACTCACGTGACGGACCAAACGATTACCTCAGTATCCCGAGAAAGTCGGGTTTTCAGGCCTTCGGCCGAGTTTCAACGCCAAGCGAACCTTGGAAGTCTGGCCGCTTACAAAAAGCTCTATGCGGAGTCTGTCAATAGCCCAGAAAAGTTCTGGAAGCGACAGGCCGAGGAGCAGCTGGTTTGGCGCAAACCGTTCAAGACGGTGATGAAGGGAGCGATGCCCGACACGAAGTGGTTTGTCGGTGGAAAGCTGAATGTGGCGGAGAACTGCATCGACCGGCATCTCGGCACGGCGCGAGAAAACAAGGCGGCGATCATTTTTGAAGGTGAGCCGGGCGATGTGCGGACGATGACGTACAAGCAGCTGCATCTGCATGTGTGCCGACTGGCGCATGTTTTTGAAAACATGGGGTTGGTCGCGGGTGATCGTGTGGCGATTTATCTGCCGATGGTTCCGGAGGCGATGATCACGATGCTGGCGTGCGCGCGTATCGGCGCGATTCACACGGTGGTGTTTGGCGGATTCAGCCCGGAGGCGCTCAAGGACCGCATCAATGACTGTAAGGCCAAGCTGGTTGTCACGGCTGATGGCGGCTGGCGGCGTGGCAAAATCATCGAGCTGAAGCCCAACGTGGACAAGGCCCTCGAAGGCACGCCCAGTGTGCAAACGGTGCTCGTGCTTAAGCGCACGGCGAATCCCATCAACATGAAGGAGGGCCGCGATGTGTGGTGGCACGATGCGTGGGAAGGTGCGCCGAATCAGCACAAGGCCAAGGCATTCGATTCGGAAAATCCGCTGTTCATTCTCTACACGAGTGGAAGCACGGGGAAGCCGAAGGGTGTGCTCCACACGAGCGCAGGCTATCTGCTGGGCGCGAAGTTGAGTTCACACTACGTTTTCGATCTCAAGGAGACGGACCGTTATTTCTGCTCGGCCGACATCGGCTGGATCACGGGGCACAGTTACGTCGTCTACGGTCTGCTCAGCAATGGCGCGACGGTCTTCATCTATGAGGGAGCGCCGAACCAGCCTGAGCCGGATCGTTTCTGGCGGATGATTGACCGTCACAGTCTGACGATCCTCTACACGGCGCCGACGGCGATCCGGGCGTTCATGCGCTGGGGCGATAACTATGTGCTGCGGCATCGGCTCGATTCGTTGCGGCTGTTGGGATCGGTGGGCGAGCCGATCAATCCGGAGGCGTGGATGTGGTATCACACGATGATCGGCAAGAAACGCTGCCCGATCGTGGACACGTGGTGGCAGACGGAGACAGGCGCGATCACGATCACGCCGCTCCCGGGTGCGACGCCGCTCAAGCCGGGATCGGCGACGCTGCCGTTCTTTGGCATCGCGGCGAAAATCGTCGATGACAAAGGCAAGGAAGCGCCGCGTAATTCGGGCGGAAAACTCGTCATCACCAAGCCGTGGCCTTCGATGCTGCGGACGCTTTGGGGTGATGATGCGCGCTTTAAGCAGGCTTACTTTAGCGAGTTTCCTGGAACTTACTTTACGGGCGACGGCGCGCGTCAGGACAAGGATGGGTATTTCTGGATCGTGGGGCGTATCGACGACGTGCTCAACGTGTCGGGCCACCGGATCGGTACGGCGGAAATTGAGAGTGCGCTGGTTTCGCATCCATCGGTCGCGGAAGCGGCGGCGGTGGGTAAGCCGGACGATCTGAAGGGGCAAGCGCTGGTGGTTTTCGTGACACTGAAGAGTGGTCACGAGGCCAGCGAAGCGTTGAAGGAATCGCTGCGGGCGCACGTGGGCAAAGAGATCGGCTCGCTGGCGAAGCCTGACCAAGTGCGGTTCGCGGCAAGCCTGCCGAAGACGCGCAGCGGGAAAATCATGCGCCGCATTCTGAAAGACATTGCGGCGGGCACGCAGGTGAAGGGAGACACGTCGACACTGGAGGATTTCTCGGTGGTCGCGAGTTTGCAGCAAGAAGAGTGA
- a CDS encoding glycosyltransferase, whose translation MRVILTSHGSTGDIYPVIALAVALQKAGHHVRFATMPHYQADIEAAGIEFLPLCPNWEQADLSYWMGRLQKIRTPIYQLREIYVGAKAYIPEMISRMDAALADADLLVSSYLFPMNKSIADRRGVPFATFAFAHHVIPSPDYPPENLPSPRWLPQNLRRAWNRWLWKTANAVVDRVINNTIRSHLDNAGLPKVRSFFSAPAERVLVAVSDELMRPRDAEIHDRFRFTGYCRWQAPEDPKLETELREFTQGEPVPVLTFGSMVYDNAGEYMERLIRAWPQNKKIIVQRGWAQFPALAEDGHIKVIGKVSHDQLFRHASAVIHHGGAGTTASALHAGKPQIVVPHIGDQNFFGSEVERLGCGFRIRKNHWPEQLHNALTRLAVQPIHAQNALKVQTTLLKENGPARAIEELERYERESRAARSQNPRENFVGK comes from the coding sequence ATGCGCGTCATCCTCACCTCGCACGGCTCAACCGGAGATATTTACCCCGTCATCGCGCTCGCCGTCGCCCTCCAAAAAGCAGGCCACCACGTCCGCTTCGCCACGATGCCGCACTACCAAGCCGACATCGAAGCCGCCGGGATCGAGTTTCTCCCGCTCTGCCCTAATTGGGAACAAGCCGACCTCAGCTACTGGATGGGCCGCCTCCAAAAAATCCGCACTCCTATCTACCAACTCCGCGAAATCTACGTCGGCGCCAAGGCCTACATCCCCGAGATGATCTCGCGCATGGACGCCGCCCTCGCTGACGCCGACCTGCTCGTCTCCTCGTACCTCTTTCCGATGAACAAAAGCATCGCCGACCGCCGCGGCGTGCCCTTCGCGACCTTCGCCTTCGCCCATCACGTCATCCCCTCGCCCGACTACCCGCCCGAAAATCTCCCGTCCCCACGCTGGCTACCGCAAAACCTCCGCCGCGCCTGGAATCGCTGGCTCTGGAAAACCGCCAACGCCGTCGTTGATCGCGTCATCAACAACACCATCCGCAGCCACCTCGACAACGCAGGCCTCCCCAAAGTCCGCAGCTTCTTCTCCGCCCCCGCCGAACGCGTCCTCGTCGCCGTTTCCGACGAACTCATGCGCCCCCGCGACGCCGAGATCCACGACCGCTTCCGCTTCACCGGCTATTGCCGCTGGCAGGCGCCCGAAGACCCCAAACTCGAAACCGAGCTGCGCGAATTCACCCAGGGAGAACCCGTTCCAGTCCTCACCTTCGGCAGCATGGTTTACGACAACGCCGGCGAATACATGGAGCGCCTGATCCGCGCCTGGCCGCAGAACAAAAAAATCATCGTCCAACGCGGCTGGGCTCAATTCCCCGCCCTCGCCGAAGACGGCCACATCAAAGTCATCGGCAAAGTTTCCCACGACCAGCTCTTCCGCCACGCCTCAGCCGTCATCCATCACGGCGGCGCCGGCACCACCGCCAGCGCCCTTCACGCTGGCAAACCCCAGATCGTCGTCCCGCACATCGGCGACCAGAACTTCTTCGGTAGCGAAGTCGAACGCCTCGGCTGCGGCTTCCGCATCCGAAAAAATCACTGGCCCGAACAACTCCACAACGCGCTCACCCGCCTCGCCGTCCAACCCATCCACGCTCAAAACGCGCTTAAAGTTCAAACGACGCTCCTCAAAGAAAACGGCCCCGCCCGCGCCATCGAGGAACTCGAACGCTACGAACGCGAATCCCGCGCCGCCCGTAGCCAGAACCCTCGCGAAAATTTTGTTGGAAAATGA
- the rho gene encoding transcription termination factor Rho: MENNSAPAPSAATAAPASQAPSPAPAAPVVPDNTIRVEGVLDIDIQKGGNGQLLDRTKYGKRRPTDVFVPKELIRRFKLRQGNMVSGTAYPAEGKFPNPKMKFIEKVDGLDIEERRQKFDFNALTTVSPDKHLKVELKDGRLTTRAVDLFCPIGKGTRGLIVAPPRTGKTTLLRDMALGVLENNPECHVMILLVDERPEEVTDFKRSVPAEIWASSNDEQLESHIRIADLCIERAKRLVETGIHVVLFVDSITRLARAHNSSRNSGRTGSGGLDVRALEKPRQLFAAARNTEEAGSLTIVASVLVETGSRMDDVIFQEFKGTGNMELVLDRKCAEMRLWPAINIASSGTRKEELLIDAKKLEGIHFFRRALVQQRIEEATETMITRLGKARNNEEFLKLIAR, translated from the coding sequence ATGGAAAATAACTCCGCCCCCGCGCCGTCCGCAGCCACCGCTGCACCGGCTTCCCAAGCCCCTTCCCCAGCGCCCGCCGCTCCCGTCGTGCCCGATAACACCATCCGCGTCGAAGGCGTCCTCGACATCGACATCCAGAAAGGTGGCAACGGCCAGCTCCTCGACCGCACCAAGTACGGCAAACGCCGCCCCACCGACGTCTTCGTGCCCAAGGAACTGATACGCCGCTTCAAGCTTCGTCAGGGCAACATGGTCTCCGGCACCGCCTACCCAGCCGAAGGCAAATTTCCCAATCCCAAGATGAAGTTCATCGAGAAGGTGGACGGCCTCGACATCGAGGAGCGCCGCCAGAAATTCGACTTCAACGCACTCACCACCGTCTCCCCCGATAAACACCTCAAGGTCGAGCTCAAGGACGGCCGTCTTACCACCCGCGCAGTCGATCTTTTCTGCCCCATCGGCAAAGGCACCCGCGGCCTCATCGTCGCCCCGCCTCGCACCGGCAAAACCACTCTCCTCCGCGACATGGCCCTCGGCGTCTTGGAAAATAATCCCGAGTGCCACGTCATGATTCTCCTCGTCGACGAACGTCCCGAGGAAGTGACCGACTTCAAACGCAGCGTCCCCGCCGAGATCTGGGCTTCGTCCAACGACGAACAACTCGAAAGCCATATCCGCATCGCCGATCTCTGCATCGAGCGCGCCAAACGCCTCGTCGAAACCGGCATCCACGTCGTTCTCTTCGTCGACTCGATCACCCGTCTCGCCCGCGCCCACAATTCATCCCGCAACTCCGGCCGCACCGGTTCCGGCGGTCTCGATGTCCGCGCCCTCGAAAAGCCCCGCCAACTCTTCGCCGCAGCTCGCAACACCGAGGAAGCTGGCTCTCTCACCATCGTCGCCTCCGTGCTCGTCGAGACCGGCAGTCGCATGGACGACGTTATCTTCCAGGAGTTCAAAGGCACCGGCAACATGGAGCTCGTCCTCGACCGCAAATGCGCAGAGATGCGCCTCTGGCCCGCCATCAACATCGCCTCCTCCGGCACGCGTAAGGAAGAGCTTCTCATCGACGCCAAGAAGCTCGAAGGCATCCACTTCTTCCGCCGTGCCCTCGTCCAGCAGCGCATCGAAGAAGCCACCGAGACGATGATCACCCGCCTCGGCAAAGCGCGTAACAACGAGGAATTCCTCAAGCTCATCGCCCGCTAA